The Nitrospiria bacterium genome includes a window with the following:
- the panB gene encoding 3-methyl-2-oxobutanoate hydroxymethyltransferase has translation MSKITVLDLLKKKREGKKLTMLTAYDFPFAQIVDEAGIDMILVGDSLGVVVQGNSNTLPVTMDEMLYHTRISSRAVEHALVIGDMPFMSFQPGIEDAVRNACRFIQAGASAVKLEGGEGVVDRIRALARMDIPVMGHVGLTPQSVHRMGGYKVQGREPMVAERIMSDARAVEEAGAFGIVLEGIPLELGRKITKTLSIPTIGIGAGPHCDGQVLVLHDLLGLFERFHPTFVKTYANLKSQALEAIRRYKEEVELGKFPSEEESYK, from the coding sequence ATGTCCAAGATCACGGTACTCGATCTGCTTAAAAAGAAACGCGAGGGCAAAAAGCTCACCATGCTCACCGCATATGATTTCCCGTTCGCCCAGATCGTGGACGAAGCGGGCATCGACATGATTTTAGTCGGCGATTCCTTGGGTGTCGTGGTTCAGGGAAACAGCAACACGCTTCCGGTGACCATGGACGAGATGCTGTACCATACCCGAATCTCGTCCCGCGCGGTCGAGCATGCGCTGGTGATCGGGGACATGCCCTTCATGTCGTTTCAGCCCGGCATCGAGGACGCCGTCCGCAATGCATGCCGTTTTATTCAGGCCGGCGCCTCGGCGGTGAAGCTGGAAGGGGGCGAAGGAGTTGTCGATCGCATCCGGGCGTTGGCCCGAATGGATATTCCCGTCATGGGCCATGTCGGCCTGACGCCGCAGTCGGTCCATCGCATGGGAGGTTACAAGGTCCAGGGCCGGGAGCCGATGGTGGCCGAGCGCATTATGAGCGACGCCCGTGCGGTCGAAGAGGCCGGCGCGTTCGGGATCGTCCTTGAGGGCATCCCTCTGGAACTGGGCCGGAAGATCACCAAGACCCTTTCGATCCCCACCATTGGAATCGGGGCCGGACCTCACTGCGACGGGCAGGTCCTGGTGCTGCATGATTTGTTGGGTCTGTTTGAGCGATTTCATCCCACCTTCGTCAAGACGTACGCCAATCTCAAGTCCCAGGCTCTTGAGGCCATCCGGCGGTACAAGGAAGAAGTCGAGCTTGGAAAGTTTCCTTCCGAAGAAGAAAGTTATAAATAA